In Synechococcus sp. CC9616, the following are encoded in one genomic region:
- a CDS encoding DUF2231 domain-containing protein: protein MLELLPPLNDKNLPWLDVIHPIVVHFVISMALITVVFDVIGVVTRKKNLFEVSFWNLLVATVAIFVAIIFGQVEAGLANPYGASRDILNYHSTIGWSLAGVLALLTGWRYVARQKDPTVLPKGFLAIDFVLAGLVFAQVYLGDKLVWVYGLHTVPVVDAIRQGVLS from the coding sequence ATGCTCGAGCTGCTTCCTCCCCTAAACGACAAGAATCTTCCCTGGCTCGACGTCATTCATCCGATCGTCGTTCACTTCGTGATCTCCATGGCGCTGATCACTGTTGTGTTCGACGTGATTGGCGTTGTCACCCGAAAGAAGAATCTGTTTGAAGTCAGCTTCTGGAATCTACTTGTTGCCACGGTGGCAATCTTTGTCGCCATCATTTTTGGTCAGGTCGAAGCCGGTCTTGCCAATCCCTACGGAGCGTCGAGGGACATCCTTAATTACCACAGCACCATTGGCTGGTCTCTGGCCGGTGTTCTGGCCTTGCTGACCGGCTGGCGCTACGTCGCTCGTCAGAAGGACCCAACGGTGCTGCCGAAGGGGTTTCTGGCAATCGACTTCGTCTTGGCCGGGCTCGTATTTGCACAGGTGTATCTGGGAGACAAGTTGGTGTGGGTTTATGGCTTACACACAGTGCCCGTGGTGGATGCGATTCGTCAGGGGGTGCTGTCGTGA
- a CDS encoding DUF2231 domain-containing protein → MTLIASISSPINEISDSLGANDLPYAIPLHPNLVHLTIGLFAIGIAFDFAGAFYPLEKRIFRFLALPVTRSGFHDVGWYNLVACSGITFFTVAAGFYEMLLAVPLPGIRSILGQTAIDTMLWHAIGGVAILLVIVAMTVWRGYQRFVWRKDFGRQVTWLYLLAGASMLVLMGLHGSLGAWLASDFGVHITADQLLAAGADLNEVLP, encoded by the coding sequence GTGACCCTGATCGCCTCCATCAGCTCGCCGATCAATGAGATCAGCGACTCGCTTGGTGCCAACGATCTTCCCTACGCCATCCCCCTGCACCCGAATCTGGTGCATCTGACAATTGGTCTGTTCGCCATCGGCATCGCCTTTGACTTCGCCGGCGCGTTCTACCCCCTGGAGAAGCGGATCTTCCGCTTTCTGGCCCTGCCGGTCACCCGAAGCGGCTTCCACGATGTGGGCTGGTACAACCTGGTGGCCTGCAGCGGCATCACCTTTTTCACGGTGGCCGCCGGTTTCTATGAAATGTTGCTGGCTGTGCCGCTGCCTGGCATCCGCAGCATTCTCGGCCAAACCGCGATCGACACCATGCTCTGGCACGCCATCGGAGGCGTTGCCATCCTGCTGGTGATCGTCGCCATGACCGTCTGGCGCGGCTATCAGCGCTTCGTCTGGCGGAAGGACTTCGGTCGCCAGGTCACCTGGCTTTACCTCTTGGCAGGAGCCTCAATGCTTGTGTTGATGGGACTGCACGGCAGTCTTGGAGCCTGGCTCGCCAGCGATTTCGGCGTCCACATCACCGCTGACCAGCTTCTCGCTGCCGGTGCTGATCTCAATGAGGTGCTGCCATGA
- a CDS encoding cytochrome c oxidase subunit II: protein MTSTAPKQGPNIGAIVIITMAVAINLVIAKLMGNWSYSWFPPQASTAAPYVDDLFALETAIGSFIFFGCTGVMGWVLLFNRADKYDESDGAPIEGNTKLEIIWTIIPLVTVFAIAAYTMNVNMKLQNLGPKHKYAIGTDPTALMEADPIADVGPIDVIARQWSWEFVYPNGVRSSELHLPVDQRVNFRLISEDVLHSFFVPAFRLKQDIIPGSIISYSLTPTKQGRFRLRDAMFSGAYFSQNQTDVIVESDEAYGDWLKATAKKPLQPGLDPGRVLYDRRIARGDKGWATVPPAPAPMVNDPGDPSIPHDA from the coding sequence ATGACCTCGACTGCTCCCAAACAGGGACCGAACATCGGCGCCATCGTGATCATCACGATGGCCGTGGCGATCAATCTGGTGATTGCCAAGTTGATGGGAAACTGGTCCTACAGCTGGTTTCCACCTCAAGCCTCCACTGCAGCGCCCTACGTCGACGACCTGTTCGCACTGGAGACCGCGATCGGCTCCTTCATTTTCTTCGGCTGCACCGGCGTGATGGGCTGGGTGCTGTTGTTCAACCGGGCAGACAAGTACGACGAAAGCGACGGTGCTCCGATCGAAGGCAATACCAAGCTCGAAATCATCTGGACGATCATCCCCTTGGTGACGGTCTTCGCGATCGCCGCCTACACGATGAACGTCAACATGAAGCTTCAGAACCTTGGTCCGAAGCACAAGTACGCCATCGGCACCGATCCAACGGCTTTGATGGAAGCCGATCCAATCGCAGACGTGGGCCCGATCGATGTGATTGCCCGCCAGTGGAGTTGGGAATTTGTCTATCCCAATGGGGTGCGCAGTTCAGAGCTGCATCTGCCGGTTGATCAGCGCGTCAATTTCCGGTTGATCTCGGAAGACGTGCTGCACAGTTTCTTCGTCCCGGCCTTTCGCCTCAAGCAAGACATCATCCCCGGCAGCATCATTTCCTACAGCCTCACGCCGACGAAACAGGGCCGCTTTCGGCTACGGGACGCCATGTTCAGCGGCGCCTACTTCTCCCAGAACCAGACCGACGTCATCGTCGAATCCGATGAGGCGTATGGCGATTGGCTGAAGGCGACCGCCAAAAAGCCCCTGCAACCCGGACTCGATCCCGGACGTGTGTTGTACGACCGCCGAATTGCCCGCGGTGACAAGGGCTGGGCCACGGTGCCGCCTGCTCCAGCCCCGATGGTGAATGACCCAGGGGATCCCTCGATTCCCCACGACGCCTGA
- a CDS encoding cbb3-type cytochrome c oxidase subunit I, producing MTTTNYDPRVLKAPHPVPGAPDNWKRFFSFNTDAKVIGIQYIATSLFFLLVGGLLAMIVRGELITPPADLVDPSVYNGLYTMHGTVMLFLFLFPILNGFNNLLIPTMIGAPDMAFPKLNAAAFWLVPVFAVVLMGSFFAPGGPASSGWWSYPPMSLQNPLGHFINGEFLWILAVALSGISSIMGAVNFVTTIIRMRAPGMGFFKMPVFVWTAWAAQTIQLIGLPALTGGAVMLLFDLSFGTSFFRPEGGGDPVLFQHFFWFYSHPAVYVLVLPVFGIFSELFPVYARKPLFGYRFVAIASFGITFLSLIVWAHHMFYTGTPNWMRHIFMFTTMLIAVPTGVKVFAWLGTLWRGNLRLNTPMLFCLGGLFNFIFAGITGVMLATVPIDIHVGNTAFVVAHFHYVIFNTIGFGVFAGIYHWFPKFTGRMYYEGLGKVHFALTFIGATLNWLPIHWAGLLGMPRRVASYDPEFAIWNVLGSIGAFMLGVASIPFILNMVSSWARGPKAPPNPWRAIGLEWLLPSPPPAENFEDDIPTVISEPYGYGLGHPLVEDEEFYIRRSQEA from the coding sequence ATGACAACCACCAATTACGACCCACGCGTCCTCAAGGCGCCCCATCCGGTGCCCGGTGCGCCGGACAACTGGAAGCGCTTCTTCAGCTTCAACACCGATGCCAAGGTGATCGGCATCCAGTACATCGCCACCTCGCTGTTCTTCCTGCTGGTGGGAGGCCTGCTGGCCATGATCGTGCGCGGTGAGCTGATCACACCGCCGGCTGATCTGGTGGATCCGAGTGTCTACAACGGCCTTTACACGATGCATGGAACGGTGATGCTGTTCCTGTTTCTGTTCCCGATCCTCAACGGCTTCAACAACCTGTTGATCCCCACGATGATCGGCGCACCGGACATGGCGTTCCCAAAGCTGAACGCCGCCGCCTTCTGGCTGGTGCCGGTGTTCGCCGTGGTGCTGATGGGCAGCTTCTTCGCTCCCGGAGGTCCAGCCTCCTCGGGATGGTGGTCCTATCCGCCAATGAGCCTGCAGAACCCGCTGGGGCATTTCATCAACGGAGAGTTCCTCTGGATCCTGGCGGTGGCGTTGTCAGGCATCTCCTCAATCATGGGAGCCGTCAACTTTGTGACGACGATCATCCGGATGCGGGCCCCCGGGATGGGCTTTTTCAAGATGCCGGTGTTCGTCTGGACCGCCTGGGCCGCCCAGACGATTCAGCTGATCGGCCTGCCGGCCCTCACCGGTGGTGCCGTGATGCTGCTGTTCGACCTGAGCTTCGGCACCAGCTTTTTCCGGCCTGAGGGCGGCGGCGATCCGGTGCTCTTCCAGCACTTCTTCTGGTTCTATTCCCACCCGGCTGTGTACGTGCTGGTCTTGCCTGTGTTCGGGATCTTCTCCGAACTGTTCCCGGTGTATGCCCGCAAGCCGCTCTTCGGCTATCGCTTCGTGGCGATTGCCTCCTTTGGCATCACTTTTCTCAGCCTGATCGTGTGGGCCCACCACATGTTCTATACCGGCACGCCGAACTGGATGCGCCATATCTTCATGTTCACCACGATGCTGATCGCCGTTCCCACAGGCGTGAAGGTATTCGCCTGGCTGGGCACTCTCTGGAGGGGCAACCTTCGCCTGAACACGCCGATGCTGTTTTGCCTCGGAGGCCTGTTCAACTTTATCTTTGCCGGCATCACCGGCGTGATGCTGGCCACGGTGCCGATCGACATTCACGTTGGCAACACCGCATTTGTTGTTGCCCACTTCCACTACGTGATTTTCAACACGATCGGGTTCGGGGTGTTCGCCGGCATCTACCACTGGTTCCCGAAATTCACCGGGCGGATGTACTACGAAGGCCTGGGCAAAGTGCATTTCGCGCTCACCTTCATCGGGGCCACACTGAACTGGTTGCCGATTCACTGGGCCGGCTTGCTCGGGATGCCCCGTCGTGTGGCCTCCTATGACCCGGAATTCGCCATCTGGAACGTCCTGGGCAGTATCGGTGCCTTCATGCTCGGCGTCGCTTCGATTCCCTTCATCCTCAACATGGTGAGCTCATGGGCGAGGGGGCCGAAGGCTCCTCCCAATCCCTGGCGAGCCATCGGTCTTGAGTGGCTGCTTCCCTCACCGCCACCGGCTGAGAACTTCGAGGACGACATCCCCACGGTGATCAGCGAGCCCTATGGCTACGGCCTGGGCCACCCACTCGTCGAAGACGAGGAGTTTTATATCCGCCGCTCTCAGGAGGCCTGA
- a CDS encoding heme-copper oxidase subunit III: MTSVNPDLSLNHTPGHVKHDGHNMTGFVIFLCSESVIFLAFFAGYAVLKLTAPQWLPDGVEGLEVRMPLINSVVLVSSSFVAYFAERYLHKGNLWGFRAVWLLTMAMGSYFVYGQYVEWSELTFSLGSGVFGGLFYLLTGFHGLHVITGILLMGLMLARSFRPGNYDKGEMGVASVSLFWHFVDVIWIILFLLIYVWQ, from the coding sequence ATGACCAGCGTCAACCCGGACCTTTCGCTCAACCACACCCCTGGCCATGTGAAGCACGACGGTCACAACATGACCGGTTTCGTGATCTTCCTCTGCTCCGAAAGTGTCATCTTCCTGGCGTTCTTCGCTGGCTATGCCGTGCTCAAACTCACCGCCCCGCAGTGGCTGCCGGACGGTGTTGAAGGGCTCGAGGTGCGCATGCCCCTGATCAACAGCGTGGTCTTGGTGAGCTCCAGTTTCGTGGCCTATTTCGCCGAGCGTTATCTGCACAAAGGCAACCTCTGGGGATTCCGCGCGGTATGGCTGCTCACCATGGCGATGGGCTCCTACTTCGTCTACGGCCAATACGTCGAATGGTCCGAACTCACTTTCAGCCTCGGCAGTGGTGTGTTCGGTGGTTTGTTCTATCTGCTGACTGGCTTCCACGGCCTGCATGTCATCACCGGAATCCTGCTGATGGGCCTGATGCTGGCGCGCTCCTTCCGTCCCGGTAACTACGACAAAGGCGAAATGGGTGTCGCTTCAGTGAGCCTGTTCTGGCATTTCGTCGATGTGATCTGGATCATCCTCTTCCTCCTCATCTACGTCTGGCAGTAA
- the gorA gene encoding glutathione-disulfide reductase, giving the protein MDPDFDLVVLGAGSGGLAAAKRAARHGAKVAIVEGDRVGGTCVIRGCVPKKLLVYGARARHHLRDAPSYGISVGSVDSDISDLLQRVRAEVNRLNTLHINFLEKAGVELIRGWGRLTGPNSIGIASERDGPVERQLTATRVLIAVGGRPARPALPGIDHAWISDDMFELKTYPKSVVVAGAGFIACEFACILRGLGLSVTVVVRGERLLRGFDQELADAVLEGMRDSGIHVQFGVTIQSIQGEPGDLRVDLSDGLTIPCGGVLMATGRRPWLEGLGLECAGVRLEDGRIPVDPDQCTNVPHIYAVGDVTDRVNLTPVAIDEGRAFADTVYGGRPRRVNHDLVAMAVFSDPELASVGLSEEQACERFGRDGITVHRARFRSMERSLPADGSRCLLKLIVDQSSDRVVGCHMVGEHAAEIIQMAAIPLGMGATKADFDRTMALHPSVSEEFVTMG; this is encoded by the coding sequence ATGGACCCCGATTTTGATCTTGTTGTCCTTGGGGCTGGCTCCGGAGGCCTGGCCGCCGCCAAGCGGGCAGCGCGTCATGGTGCCAAGGTCGCGATCGTCGAGGGCGACAGAGTTGGCGGGACCTGTGTGATCCGGGGCTGTGTCCCCAAAAAGCTTTTGGTGTACGGCGCCAGGGCACGTCACCACCTCAGGGATGCGCCTTCCTATGGGATCAGCGTTGGCTCGGTGGATTCGGACATCAGCGACCTGCTGCAACGCGTGCGCGCTGAAGTGAATCGTCTCAACACGCTGCACATCAACTTTCTCGAAAAGGCCGGAGTGGAGCTCATTCGCGGCTGGGGACGCCTGACCGGTCCTAACAGCATCGGAATCGCGTCAGAACGTGATGGACCGGTGGAGCGGCAACTCACGGCTACCAGAGTTTTGATTGCTGTAGGCGGACGTCCAGCGCGTCCGGCCTTGCCTGGCATCGATCACGCCTGGATCAGCGACGACATGTTCGAGCTGAAGACCTATCCGAAGTCCGTGGTTGTGGCGGGTGCAGGATTCATCGCCTGTGAATTCGCTTGCATCCTCCGGGGACTGGGTCTCTCGGTGACGGTTGTGGTACGCGGAGAGCGTCTGTTGCGCGGGTTCGATCAGGAGCTTGCCGATGCTGTTCTTGAGGGGATGCGGGACAGCGGCATCCACGTGCAATTCGGCGTGACTATTCAATCCATCCAGGGGGAGCCGGGCGATCTCAGGGTGGATTTATCCGATGGGCTCACCATTCCCTGTGGCGGTGTGTTGATGGCCACAGGGCGTCGACCTTGGCTGGAGGGGCTTGGTCTTGAGTGTGCTGGCGTTCGTCTGGAGGATGGCCGCATCCCCGTGGATCCTGATCAGTGCACGAATGTCCCCCACATCTATGCCGTTGGGGATGTCACCGATCGCGTCAACCTCACGCCTGTCGCAATCGATGAAGGAAGGGCCTTCGCAGACACTGTTTACGGAGGTCGCCCCCGTCGGGTCAACCATGATCTGGTTGCCATGGCTGTGTTCAGCGACCCTGAGCTCGCGTCGGTGGGTCTTTCAGAAGAGCAGGCCTGCGAACGCTTCGGGCGCGACGGAATCACGGTGCATCGAGCCCGTTTTCGTTCGATGGAAAGGTCTCTGCCAGCCGATGGTTCCCGTTGTCTGCTCAAACTGATCGTGGATCAGTCCAGTGATCGCGTCGTTGGGTGCCACATGGTGGGCGAGCATGCTGCCGAAATCATTCAGATGGCGGCGATCCCACTGGGTATGGGTGCCACCAAGGCGGACTTTGACCGCACCATGGCGCTGCATCCCTCCGTTTCCGAGGAATTCGTCACGATGGGTTGA
- a CDS encoding glutathione S-transferase family protein — protein sequence MPPSSATAEPLTWPDLERFIVPEADQINGPTSAQSLLRLFGNPEDAVRVTLYRDHHAWCPYCQKVWLWLEFKRIPYRIRKVTMRCYGQKEPWFVSKVPSGMLPALELDGELITESDVILLRLEQAFGALGMPMESERAIQLRQLERQLFRAWCIWLCSPGLSSRQQQQARSQFQSVARKLEQEMNQQSGPWLDPEGPGSVDLVFVPYVERMNASLAYYKGFRLRQEHPAIDRWFVALEQLENYRGTQSDMHTHAHDLPPQMGGCWSDDNPEAAAIASRIDRGEGLGQDEGVWPEASNQGMAARALTRVLRHRNALLASNPLGAERFDQPLRCALTHLMLNQHCHPEAGSAVALRHLRDRISVPRDMPLPAARLLRQALEATAALDGSERPRPLPLRDRLDQNPMTFRTAG from the coding sequence ATGCCCCCTTCATCGGCGACTGCTGAACCGCTGACATGGCCTGACCTGGAGCGTTTCATCGTTCCTGAAGCAGATCAGATCAACGGACCCACAAGCGCCCAGTCGCTTCTGCGCCTGTTTGGGAACCCCGAAGACGCCGTGCGGGTGACCCTGTATCGGGACCACCACGCCTGGTGTCCCTACTGCCAGAAAGTCTGGTTGTGGCTTGAGTTCAAGCGCATTCCATACCGCATCCGCAAGGTCACGATGCGCTGCTACGGGCAAAAGGAGCCGTGGTTTGTCAGCAAGGTGCCCTCGGGCATGCTGCCCGCCCTTGAACTGGACGGAGAACTGATTACTGAAAGCGATGTGATCCTCCTCAGGCTGGAGCAGGCCTTCGGTGCCCTGGGCATGCCGATGGAATCGGAGCGCGCGATTCAACTGAGGCAACTCGAACGCCAGCTGTTCCGTGCCTGGTGCATCTGGCTCTGTTCTCCCGGACTGTCCTCCCGTCAGCAACAGCAAGCGAGGAGCCAGTTTCAGAGCGTGGCCAGGAAACTGGAGCAGGAGATGAACCAGCAATCGGGGCCATGGCTGGACCCCGAAGGCCCGGGTTCCGTGGACCTTGTCTTCGTTCCCTATGTGGAACGGATGAATGCATCACTGGCCTATTACAAGGGCTTTCGCCTCAGGCAGGAGCATCCGGCCATCGACCGCTGGTTCGTCGCCCTTGAGCAGCTGGAGAACTATCGCGGCACCCAGAGCGACATGCACACCCATGCCCATGACCTGCCTCCTCAGATGGGGGGTTGTTGGTCCGATGACAATCCTGAAGCGGCAGCGATCGCCAGCCGCATCGATCGCGGAGAAGGTCTTGGCCAGGACGAAGGAGTGTGGCCTGAGGCGTCGAACCAGGGCATGGCCGCCCGCGCCCTCACCAGGGTTCTGCGTCACCGGAACGCACTGCTGGCAAGCAACCCTCTCGGTGCCGAGCGGTTCGACCAACCCCTGCGCTGCGCCTTGACCCATCTGATGCTCAATCAGCACTGCCATCCCGAAGCCGGCAGTGCGGTTGCTCTACGGCATCTGCGCGATCGCATTTCCGTTCCCCGGGACATGCCCTTGCCCGCCGCAAGGCTTCTGCGCCAAGCGCTCGAAGCCACAGCGGCGCTGGATGGTTCGGAACGTCCTCGACCTCTGCCACTCCGCGATCGTCTGGACCAGAACCCCATGACGTTTCGAACGGCTGGCTGA
- a CDS encoding ParB-like protein produces MARDVSLTLPPYQRIPEAGSNSELIEVPIAKLQPTQCCVGLAEVWARQEDFSKDSRQERLDYLKRKPVPLVRSAAGELWMVDRHHRLRGLHGLDPHATAWGYVIADLPSSKREDMLRFLQQQGWLYLYDGRGQGPRAPEQLPPSLMDLEDDPYRSLVWKLKKEGAIKPQAQIPYHEFRWGAWLRRRPLPPFSSRRLDPALATARNLVCSQAASSIPGWKGYKRSCR; encoded by the coding sequence ATGGCACGCGATGTGTCCCTCACACTCCCCCCCTACCAACGGATTCCGGAAGCGGGAAGCAACAGTGAGCTGATCGAGGTGCCCATCGCCAAGCTGCAGCCAACCCAGTGTTGCGTTGGCCTCGCCGAGGTTTGGGCACGCCAGGAGGATTTCTCTAAGGACAGCCGTCAAGAGCGGCTCGACTACCTGAAACGCAAACCTGTGCCCCTGGTCCGCAGCGCAGCAGGAGAACTCTGGATGGTCGATCGTCACCATCGCCTCCGGGGGCTGCATGGTCTTGATCCCCATGCCACCGCCTGGGGATACGTCATCGCCGACCTGCCGTCTTCCAAGCGAGAAGACATGCTCAGATTCCTGCAGCAGCAGGGGTGGTTGTATCTCTATGACGGCCGCGGACAGGGACCACGGGCTCCCGAACAGCTGCCCCCATCACTGATGGACCTGGAGGACGATCCCTATCGCAGTTTGGTGTGGAAGCTGAAGAAGGAAGGCGCCATCAAACCCCAGGCCCAGATCCCATATCACGAGTTCCGCTGGGGAGCCTGGCTGCGTCGACGTCCTCTTCCGCCATTCAGCTCGAGGCGTCTGGACCCAGCCCTGGCCACGGCAAGGAACCTGGTGTGCTCCCAGGCCGCAAGCTCCATTCCGGGATGGAAAGGATACAAACGTAGCTGTCGCTGA